In Leptodesmis sichuanensis A121, the following are encoded in one genomic region:
- a CDS encoding transglutaminase domain-containing protein → MRLKVECQLAFKTETPTPAIFMLRPRSGYGQWVMREEYLLEPSVPVVEYTDSYGNLCQRLVVPTGEFKIYTSATADAADEIDVAPGVPFVPVEKLPESVIQFLLPSRYCQADLVGDRALEIVGDALPGYDQVETIRRWIHDNIEYRYGTSDASTSAVDTIKQQVGVCRDFAHLGISLCRSLNIPARMVVGYLYQLDPMDLHAWFEAYVGDRWYTFDATQDKPRGNRIAIAYGRDAADVALSTQFGPMQLLEMKVGVDAVK, encoded by the coding sequence ATGCGACTCAAAGTGGAGTGTCAACTTGCATTTAAGACGGAAACCCCTACCCCCGCCATTTTCATGCTGCGACCTCGAAGTGGCTATGGGCAGTGGGTCATGCGAGAAGAGTATCTACTGGAACCAAGTGTTCCGGTAGTGGAATACACCGATAGTTACGGGAATCTGTGCCAGCGCCTGGTGGTGCCCACTGGGGAATTTAAAATCTACACCTCGGCTACAGCAGATGCAGCGGATGAAATTGATGTGGCTCCGGGAGTCCCCTTTGTTCCAGTGGAAAAGCTACCAGAATCGGTTATTCAGTTTTTGCTGCCCAGTCGCTACTGTCAGGCTGATCTGGTGGGCGATCGTGCTTTAGAAATCGTGGGTGATGCGCTGCCCGGTTATGACCAGGTGGAAACAATTCGCCGCTGGATTCACGACAATATTGAGTACCGCTATGGCACCAGTGATGCTTCAACCTCGGCGGTAGATACGATCAAGCAACAGGTCGGAGTTTGCCGCGATTTTGCCCATCTAGGAATTTCCCTCTGCCGTAGTCTCAATATTCCGGCCCGGATGGTTGTTGGCTATCTGTATCAACTCGATCCTATGGATCTCCATGCCTGGTTTGAAGCCTATGTGGGCGATCGCTGGTATACCTTTGATGCCACTCAAGACAAGCCGCGAGGTAACCGAATTGCGATCGCCTATGGCCGGGATGCGGCTGATGTCGCCCTATCCACTCAATTCGGCCCCATGCAATTACTGGAAATGAAAGTAGGGGTCGATGCGGTCAAATAA
- a CDS encoding CAAD domain-containing protein — MNPEVKDTETPKTSSTDFAEPQSTATGNSSEPLLLPPTNQTNQTSEQLRQIGERIYNFLSGLPEYLGDFFGEYKRPLVTLGLIFGGIVAVKMTLALLDAVDDIPLLAPSLQLIGFGYSIWFVYRYLLRASNRQELAQEIDEIKNQIIGKLPK, encoded by the coding sequence ATGAATCCTGAAGTTAAAGATACCGAAACTCCTAAGACTAGCTCTACCGACTTTGCAGAGCCGCAGTCAACAGCCACGGGTAACAGTAGTGAACCGCTGCTGTTGCCTCCCACAAACCAGACCAACCAGACCAGTGAGCAATTGCGGCAGATTGGAGAACGTATTTACAATTTCCTATCCGGCTTGCCTGAATATCTGGGAGACTTCTTTGGCGAATACAAACGGCCTCTCGTTACCTTAGGGCTAATCTTCGGTGGCATTGTTGCAGTGAAGATGACTCTGGCCCTGCTGGATGCCGTGGATGATATCCCCTTACTGGCTCCCTCGTTACAGCTAATTGGCTTCGGATATAGCATCTGGTTTGTCTACCGCTATTTACTGCGAGCTTCTAACCGCCAGGAGTTAGCGCAGGAAATAGACGAAATTAAGAACCAGATCATTGGTAAGTTGCCGAAGTAG
- a CDS encoding PAS domain-containing sensor histidine kinase has product MVVNCHDITDRKKVEEALRAANRQIFNILESITDAFLSLDNEWRLTYLNQRAAQLIRRTQEEVLKQNLWEIFPELVGTILERECRRSLQQQTPATFEEFYPFLKTWFEVRIFPAAEGLSVFFVDVTERQQAQAELLEMSTALGNAVEGIARLDTAGRFIALNRAYAEALGYEQAEMIGLSWNQTIHPDDLEIITVAYQQMLQDGKAEVEVRALRKDGSIFYNEVVIVAAYDWYDQFLGHHCFTRDITERKTAEAALRQQAERERLMAGLAKLSAGIAHRIRQSLNFTEILNTTVSEVRQFLNVDRVVIYCCNANGDRTVIAESVEPGCRSILGFKRQDHLIEQQHNAYRQGKPLVVDDVQRLADFTQFQQAMRELQVQAFLSVPILHGNQFWGMLVAHQCNAPRHWESYEIGLLEQLATQVAIAIQQSELYGQVQRLNTNLEIQVQERTTQLEQALHYEAMLKRITDSVRDSLDEDQILQNAVQELALGLDVEGCDTAMYDLQQETSTIRYEYICTGIPPAKGTCIPMSENSDQYAQLLQGQYFQFCPVIPNPFRPSPRKVACFVCPIVDDQSVMGDLWLFQQASEAFTELEIRLVQQVANQCAIAIRQARLYQATQAQVTALEELNLLKDDFLSTVSHELRTPMSNMKMAIHMLQNMNSPERQQQYLNILQAECVREIELINDLLDLQRLEAASYSLSPVVVDLQSCVMNLIEPFQSRARDRQQHLQIELSPDLPPITTDRNTLERIIAELLNNACKYTSPAGEIVLSIQEHNPAPPAQTAGITMTIRNQAEIPSAELSRIFDKFYRVPNGDRWKQGGTGLGLALVQRMVTELGGTIQVTSHQGWTTFTVKLLPLSIPLTQG; this is encoded by the coding sequence GTGGTCGTCAATTGCCACGATATCACTGATCGCAAAAAAGTTGAAGAAGCACTGAGAGCAGCCAATCGACAAATTTTCAATATCTTAGAAAGCATCACCGATGCATTTCTCTCCCTGGATAATGAGTGGCGGTTGACTTATTTGAATCAACGGGCTGCCCAACTCATCCGCCGTACCCAGGAAGAGGTTCTCAAACAAAACCTATGGGAAATTTTTCCCGAATTGGTAGGAACGATCCTGGAGCGAGAATGCCGCCGTTCTCTGCAACAGCAAACCCCAGCGACGTTTGAGGAGTTTTATCCATTTCTGAAAACCTGGTTTGAGGTGAGAATCTTCCCAGCTGCAGAGGGGCTGTCAGTTTTCTTTGTGGATGTCACCGAACGCCAGCAAGCCCAGGCAGAACTTTTAGAAATGAGTACAGCACTGGGTAATGCGGTAGAAGGGATCGCTCGCCTGGATACAGCAGGCCGCTTTATTGCTTTGAACCGAGCCTATGCAGAAGCATTGGGTTATGAGCAGGCAGAAATGATTGGCCTATCGTGGAACCAAACTATTCACCCAGACGATTTAGAGATCATTACGGTCGCTTACCAACAGATGCTGCAAGATGGCAAAGCGGAAGTAGAAGTCCGTGCGCTCCGCAAGGATGGTTCTATCTTCTACAACGAAGTGGTCATCGTGGCGGCTTACGATTGGTACGACCAGTTTTTGGGACACCACTGCTTCACACGGGATATTACTGAACGGAAAACGGCTGAAGCAGCCCTGCGGCAACAGGCCGAGCGAGAACGTTTAATGGCTGGATTAGCCAAGCTGTCGGCTGGCATCGCTCATCGCATCCGACAATCGCTGAATTTTACAGAAATTCTGAATACAACGGTTTCTGAAGTACGGCAGTTTTTGAATGTTGATCGGGTCGTCATTTATTGCTGCAATGCCAACGGCGATCGCACCGTGATAGCTGAATCTGTTGAGCCAGGTTGTCGCTCTATCCTGGGCTTCAAGCGGCAGGATCACCTCATTGAGCAGCAGCATAATGCTTACCGTCAGGGAAAACCTTTAGTGGTGGATGACGTCCAGCGATTAGCAGACTTTACCCAATTTCAGCAGGCTATGCGTGAGCTTCAGGTACAGGCATTTCTGTCTGTCCCCATTCTGCATGGGAATCAGTTCTGGGGCATGCTGGTTGCCCATCAATGCAACGCCCCTCGCCACTGGGAATCTTATGAGATCGGGTTATTAGAACAACTGGCCACTCAAGTCGCGATCGCCATTCAACAGTCAGAGCTTTATGGCCAGGTTCAGCGGCTCAACACCAATCTGGAGATACAGGTGCAGGAACGCACCACTCAATTGGAGCAGGCCCTGCATTACGAGGCCATGCTGAAGCGGATTACAGACTCTGTACGCGATAGTTTAGATGAGGATCAGATCCTGCAAAATGCGGTACAAGAATTGGCTTTAGGACTGGATGTAGAGGGCTGCGATACAGCCATGTACGACCTGCAGCAAGAAACTTCAACCATTCGCTATGAATACATTTGCACCGGGATTCCGCCAGCCAAAGGAACCTGTATTCCCATGTCGGAAAATTCCGACCAGTATGCTCAGTTGCTTCAGGGCCAATATTTCCAGTTCTGCCCAGTGATCCCCAATCCATTCCGTCCCTCTCCTCGCAAAGTAGCCTGTTTCGTCTGTCCGATCGTGGATGATCAATCCGTCATGGGGGATTTGTGGCTGTTTCAGCAGGCCAGTGAGGCATTTACAGAATTAGAAATTCGTCTGGTGCAGCAGGTTGCTAACCAATGTGCGATCGCCATCCGTCAGGCACGCTTATATCAGGCAACCCAGGCTCAGGTTACAGCGCTGGAAGAACTTAACCTGCTTAAGGATGACTTTCTCAGCACCGTTTCTCATGAACTGCGAACCCCCATGTCTAACATGAAAATGGCAATTCATATGCTACAAAACATGAATTCGCCAGAGCGCCAGCAGCAGTATCTCAACATTCTGCAGGCCGAGTGTGTTCGGGAAATTGAATTAATTAATGATTTACTGGATTTGCAGCGGTTGGAAGCCGCTTCCTACTCCCTTTCACCCGTCGTAGTGGACTTGCAATCCTGCGTCATGAACCTGATCGAGCCGTTTCAATCCCGTGCCCGCGATCGCCAGCAGCATCTGCAGATCGAGCTATCTCCCGATCTACCCCCGATTACGACAGACCGCAACACTCTGGAACGAATCATTGCAGAACTGCTAAATAACGCCTGCAAATACACTTCCCCCGCAGGAGAAATTGTCTTAAGCATCCAGGAGCACAACCCAGCCCCCCCAGCCCAAACAGCCGGGATTACCATGACCATCCGTAATCAGGCAGAAATTCCCTCCGCAGAATTGTCAAGAATATTTGACAAATTCTACCGGGTTCCTAATGGCGATCGGTGGAAGCAAGGGGGGACAGGCTTAGGACTGGCCCTGGTACAACGCATGGTGACGGAGCTAGGTGGAACCATCCAAGTCACCAGCCATCAGGGTTGGACAACCTTTACAGTAAAACTTTTGCCCCTGAGCATCCCATTAACCCAGGGATAA